One stretch of Juglans microcarpa x Juglans regia isolate MS1-56 chromosome 3D, Jm3101_v1.0, whole genome shotgun sequence DNA includes these proteins:
- the LOC121256544 gene encoding CYP enzymes assisting alcohol dehydrogenase-like, producing the protein MSKLSDSKVITCKAVVCWGIGEALKVEEIQIEPPKSSEVRVKILYASVCHTDLLHAKGFPASAFPRVLGHEGVGVVESVGEEVTDVRAGDFVIPTFMAQCQDCEYCVSGKTNLCLKYPIPLSGLMPDGTSRMSVRGQRLYQAVSCSTWSQYMVVDAIYVLKIDPSIIDLPHASFLSCGFSTGFGAAWKEAGVEQGSSVAVLGLGAVGLGAIEGARKQGAVKIIGIDKNEKKRKKGEAFGMTHFINPSDDENDQKSISEQVKELTGGIGVDYCFECTGAPLLLNQALLATKMGKGQAILLGVGNHPTLEISSLPILLGGTLKGYLFGGLKPQTDLPVLIDKCKNKEFQLGELLSHEISLEDADKAFDLMKHPDYVKILIKL; encoded by the exons ATGTCGAAGCTGAGCGACTCAAAGGTCATAACATGCAAAG CTGTGGTGTGTTGGGGAATTGGGGAAGCGTTGAAGGTGGAAGAGATACAAATAGAGCCTCCAAAATCATCTGAAGTTCGCGTCAAAATCCTGTATGCCAGTGTTTGTCACACAGACTTGTTACACGCCAAGGGCTTTCCAGCT TCTGCTTTCCCTCGAGTTTTAGGACATGAAGGTGTCGG TGTGGTAGAGAGTGTGGGTGAGGAAGTAACAGATGTCAGAGCAGGAGATTTTGTCATTCCAACCTTCATGGCCCAGTGCCAAGACTGTGAGTATTGTGTGTCAGGAAAGACAAACTTGTGCCTAAAATACCCTATACCCTTGAGTGGTCTTATGCCTGATGGCACATCGAGAATGTCTGTAAGAGGCCAGAGGCTGTACCAAGCCGTTTCTTGCTCTACGTGGTCGCAGTACATGGTTGTTGATGCTATCTACGTCCTCAAGATTGATCCCAGCATAATTGATCTGCCTCATGCTAGTTTTCTCTCCTGTGGGTTTTCAACTGGATTTGGGGCTGCTTGGAAAGAAGCTGGGGTTGAACAAGGATCGAGTGTTGCTGTTCTTGGTCTTGGTGCTGTTGGATTAGGG GCCATAGAGGGAGCAAGAAAACAAGGGGCAGTAAAGATAATTGGCATTGACAAGAATGAGAAGAAACGTAAAAAGGGAGAAGCATTTGGAATGACTCACTTTATAAACCCtagtgatgatgaaaatgatcaGAAATCTATTTCCGAGCAGGTCAAGGAATTGACTGGTGGAATTGGTGTGGATTATTGCTTTGAGTGCACAGGAGCCCCACTCTTGCTCAATCAAGCTCTCCTTGCCACAAAAATG GGAAAAGGACAAGCAATATTACTTGGTGTAGGAAATCATCCAACACTGGAGATCAGTTCCCTACCCATATTGCTTGGTGGAACCTTGAAGGGTTACCTTTTTGGAGGGCTCAAACCCCAAACTGACCTACCTGTTCTAATCGACAAATGCAAAAATAAG GAATTCCAACTTGGTGAACTTTTGAGTCATGAAATTTCACTGGAAGATGCTGATAAAGCATTTGACCTAATGAAGCACCCGGACTATGTGAAGATTCTTATCAAGCTTTGA